One window from the genome of Bacillus weihaiensis encodes:
- a CDS encoding TetR/AcrR family transcriptional regulator, with the protein MSSKMDRRKKYTQMVLKESLLSLLKEKPISNITIKEICEHADINRSTYYAHYSSQYDLLNTIEEEFINDLVNTLSQYNFSKEAESFQMTEKLFDNIAKNHEICQILLSENTDSHFHKKGMAIAQQFIFTNLNNENKLDQETYEYINLFLVSGTIHVIKQWLENGQNKTSRELAEVLHAFINRGLKSMI; encoded by the coding sequence ATGAGCTCAAAAATGGACCGCAGAAAAAAATATACGCAAATGGTTTTAAAAGAAAGCTTACTTTCTCTATTAAAGGAAAAACCAATCTCAAACATTACCATTAAAGAAATCTGTGAGCACGCAGACATCAATCGTTCCACCTATTATGCCCACTATTCAAGTCAGTACGACCTGCTTAATACAATTGAAGAGGAGTTTATCAATGATTTGGTTAACACACTCAGTCAATATAATTTCAGCAAGGAAGCTGAGTCCTTTCAAATGACTGAAAAGCTATTTGACAATATTGCAAAGAATCATGAAATATGCCAAATTCTTCTCAGCGAAAATACGGACAGCCACTTTCATAAAAAGGGAATGGCGATTGCCCAGCAGTTCATCTTTACTAACCTGAACAACGAAAACAAGCTGGATCAAGAAACTTACGAATACATCAATCTCTTCTTAGTTTCTGGCACCATTCATGTTATCAAGCAGTGGCTAGAGAATGGGCAAAACAAAACGTCGAGGGAGCTGGCTGAGGTTTTACATGCGTTTATCAATAGGGGATTAAAAAGCATGATTTAA